DNA from Poecilia reticulata strain Guanapo linkage group LG20, Guppy_female_1.0+MT, whole genome shotgun sequence:
TTTTTTTCAGGGCTGTATAATTATACTATATGCACTGAGTcaatgaattttttaaaaacaagaattgggTGCgtaagtttgaatttatttgaacCACACACAAGTAGACACAGATATATACATACACTCCTCCTCACTAGTATTTGGTTAGATGTCCTTTAGAGAGCTGTCGACGAGCTTCTGacttatttctgttgtttgacCACCTTTCTACTTTCTAACACACAAAGTTAAACGCCACGGAGACGCCAGTTCTACTTTACAAATCATTGGCGGGTGTCAAAGCCCAGACCGAGCCGATAAGCAAGTTCCAAAGATTTTCGACTGACTTACTATCTGACCCAAACTTTTGTtcagaagaaattaaatgttcagaaaaatCAAGCTTTTCCATAAATTGGAAACTCATAGAAAACCAGTGTCAAGGTGTCTTTATCTTAGACTGAAAGAAATGAGTGCCTTCTCCAAAATGAACAGCTGAAATTTGCATCTGTCCACCTAAACAATCCAAATATATTCTCGAGAAATCTTTCATGGCaagaggagataaaaaaaaaaagtagctgttTGGCCAAACTACCAAGGAGTCGAGGTGAGGCTTTCAAATAAACACTGTAATTATGGTAGCAACATGCTTTGGGAGTGTTTCAGTGTTAAGATATGTTGTAGAATTGGAAAATAAGATACTATAGCAAACCCATAGTGACATCAAGGTGAGGTCTCAAAGGGGGTATTacgtaaaatcaacttttttgagttttatattaCGCTATGTTATCCcctcataaataaaacatacctAGAGTcttgctttgattatttttgattatatccttgaatctcccatggcaaccatttgggGGTGCCTAATCAATAGTTCTCACAAAGTGTCGCCTTCTCCACAAaactcctccttggagctggaGTCTCCTCCTCACAGAGCACCGCTCCCCCaaacagctcctccagactagcggcagcagcaattagcaaacgtCTGCTGGAACTTCACGTCCGCTGAGCTCATCCTACAAATTATCACTCAGTCAAATGGCATaatgagaagcattgttgtgaggAGTGTCataaagagcaggagcttcttaaagaaacagaaactgaaattcAGGTATCAAATTGCAAAGTTAAAATTCCTTTATGGTTGataaatttttattataattgacGGTGACAAATTAATTCGATCTACTAATTTATAACAATGTTCGGTATGTGTGGGACCAGGCTAAGACTGGAACTGTTAAAGGCGGCTTTGCTGTGGTCTtcttccctaaaaaaaaaaaaagcttgtctTGCTCTGGCTGTTAACCTGACCAAACTCTGCTCGCTTTTCCTGTTTCACcagaaaatcaaaatgtcaaCCATGtcaccagtaaaaaaaaaaaaaaaagccccggGAGCAAAATGAGACGTGCAGAATTCTAAGCAGTTTTCCAGGAAATTAATAACTTCAGGCGTTGTGAGGCCACACAGGTTTGGAAGATTCAATCAAGATGAGGATAGTATTTGGTACAAACTTTAGGGGAATGACTGAAAGAAGAAACAGGCTCTGAATTCATACACCAGTTTAAATTGAGATCTGTTGCGGTACAGATTAACACACAATAAGTGATGGATGAATTCAACTGTTAGACTTATTTTTAGCTTCCAACCTGAATGTTTATTCATTCAGTTTCAGTCCAGTCCATGACTATTTTCAGAAGAATACTCACTTAGCTTGTTGAAACACTGTGACCCATATGTAAATGCTGACAGTAGAAGATCGACTGGAGGATGATTCACCTTCCACATCCTGTTTCAGGTCTTTgatggattttttccccctatattatggaaaaacatgattttcagATACTTTTTTTAGGCCTAAAACTTCTCGCATCCTCAAATTGTTGACActgatactttttttaaaagaacaaggTACACAGTCCACTGTTATGGTTTggtaaactgaaactgaacGGAAACATTTAACCAATGtccacagaaaaacaagacaaccTTGAGAATCAAACAAGGAAATTTGGTTTCTTGGaaggaaatgagagaaaaagcaaGTGTGTTAAAACTACAACGTCCTTCTCCTTACATCGCACTATACTTTCTGTTGCCCTATCAGATAAAATccttataaaatacattgaagtgtCTGGATGCATCAAagcaaaatgggaaaaaaaaaccttcaaattgtataaaaatgattgtaaatataggtgaaaacaacaaaatactgtTCGTGACTGGGCAAGTCATAGCCAAGAACAATTGAtctattttgtttaaatctattgaattttatttgtctAATTCGTAGAAGGTTATCAACACTTAGAAGAAACAGTCGTATATGAAAACATCTTATCAGGTCAATTAACTActagtttgttttatatttatctaCACATAcactctttttctcttttgataGCTTTTAATGTCCTTGTGTTTTGTCCATGATGTGTCCTGAATTCAGCCTTCCTGTCTGAGAGACcccaaatgttttctgaataatGTCATTTCCTGGAGGTGAACTTTGAATTCCTTACATGTTATTCTGCACTTGGAGGCAAACGcttgtttttcagtgaaattcTTCATATTCTGAATTTCAGGGAAAACAGGAAAGACCAACAAAGACTGATCAGACTCACACTCCGACTGGACCAACGGGTCTTTTGAGGAGCTGGATGAGTGTTAAGACAACACCAATAAAATTTTACATGGTTACCAAATTGAAGTAATAGTGATGCTGGAGGTAAACTGAGGCCAAAGATTTGAATAAAAGAAGTGTGCATAAACAGTGACTTTCCTGTAATTTGCATATAAGCTTTGAGTTCTTTACAACAAAGGTACCCTTCACAATCTTCCAATGGTTCTTACACATGCATGTGTCCAATGCCAGGAATACTTGGTATAAATTTTAAGCATAGTCGAACTCTAAAAGTAAGTAACCaggaatggatggatgtttttcctTTAGCTCGCCCCTAGGCAGGATGATGCTGTGCATTCTGTCCTTTTGTTCTTCTGGGTTCCGGCCATTGCGAAGGGCTGGTCCAGGCATTGGGCTGGACCTTAGCAGAAGTGCCGGGAAGCATCGGGCGTGTCGCTGCTGTCGGGGTGTCTAGTGTCTGCCTGCCTGTGGTGCTGCACCCTTCGAGTAGCGGATTATTACTGCTCTGCTCACAAATCAGACAACTCTGCATCTCCAAGCGacaaattcaaaacacaaaCCTAATTACGACGGTGAGAGCAGCGAGACCAGGTGCATCATAAATCGTTTTAGCAACTTTTAGCTCACAAAGATGTGGAAAATATTCCCCACGTTTAGGGATCTAAAACTGTAAGTTTCACAAAAGTGTTGCACAAATGTGGTTTTATTCAAGAATCCTGTTGAGTAAAAGAGACATAACATGATATTGCTCAGACAAATTGCAAAAGCATATGGTTGTACAGAAACATTGCTTCGTCATGTAACTCCTGGATGTTATGTAACAGGACATGTAAATGAAAGAAGCCACTGCCCGACTACGGTGTGTTCAGGACACTATGAAGTGCTTCATTAGCCCGTTGTAACTCACAGAGTTGGCTGCAGATAGAAAAGGCCTCACTTTCATTACATCGGCATGCTGAAGTTCACATTATGCCCTAGAAGAACCTCTAGAAAGTCCTACCAGAACTAGAACTTTGTGTTAAATAACTCATCAGGGTTTCAGAGACTATCTTTCAGAGTGAACCGCTGACCTTCAGCAGTTTCCCCACCACCACATCAGTGCCTCAATTTTGCAGCTGTGATCCCGGGGAACCAAACATCCAAAACATCCGTCATCCCAGATAAATTATTCATAACAGAGCTGCCACGGAGACGGCAGGACtgatgcatttgttttgcttgtcCCATCACTTCCTCTCCGCATGCCTCTCAACATCTCCGAGACTCTTATGTTCGCTGCACAACGGGGACAACAGGGTGACAACGCCtctcctgctgctctccttCTCTCTCAAACAAAACTTTCAACATGATAACAGGCACTGATCTGCCTAAATCTAACgccagtttgtttatttcagccGCAGCTGGTGCATTAGGATTTCCTGTAGATCTGGAACTTGTTTACGATGACGGATCTGCGGTTTCTGCCGGCTTTGCTGCTGTTTAACAAAGCTGTCGCCAATAAAATTCGAGATCAGACGTAGAACTTCCTCTGGGAGGGCTCTGATGCGGCCCCGCTCTGCCGTTACCAGCGCAACATTTAGGGCCAAACAGCAGACATGAGTCTAACATGTTGCGACACACATGAAGCGAAGCTATGCAAGGTGTGGTCGCATTAGGCTTCATGTCACAACGTGTTCATCTCTCCTTTTTCTGACACAGGATATTAGACAGCGCTGCCGTCTTTACTGTGTCTGAGCACAAGTGCAGAATAATATATCTCGCAATaacagaagcaaaaagaaagacgCGACGTCATTTTCTTGAGACATGCAACATTTAGCACTAATTGAACGACTTTTCCTGCAGCAAGGTGTGACTTTATATAACTGTCAACAGTTTCAGGAGAAGCTTGACGATCCAGAAAATATCCTCTGGTCCCTCAGGACTTGACTGCCGCATgcatttgaataataaaatgcaaactatGTCACTCCCGGgcgaaaaaacaaaaactcaagtAAATACTATCCTGGACGAAGAGTCAACACAATCTATTGTTTAGCTTCGAGGGTCGGATGGTTGCggtgtctgattttctttttcaagcaACAGGGACACTAAGAAATGCAGAATCTGATTTTAAACACACAGATATGTGCTCTACTCTGCACTATCTGTGTAGAAATTCACATAGTTTGTGAATGTGTTGTCAAGACTTTATCCAGCTTCCGGCAGGCTCTCTGACAAACAGACACTTATTCTACATGGGCTCACCAGGGGATCTCTCAGACTGTTTTCCACcactggaaaacaataaaagggaGCGACGCAGGAAAGCTGTCAGGAAATAGAAAACTGTCAAGCAGCTTTGTTTGCTATGAcacagcgccttgcaaaagtattcacatccccataaaccttttgttttaaacctttttagcatgtacacacacacttCAGCGGTCTAcatcaggattttatgtgatggtcCAACAGAAGTACTgcacaattgtgaagtggaagcagAAATGATcctcgtttctttttttgttgtttttccctcaAGGGTAAAAAGCCGGGGCCAGCTGCATTATGTGAGATGGTATTTGACAAAAAACTGATATGCGGAGGCACTTCATCGGTCACCCCCAAGGCCGAGGAGCCTCTGTGGCTTCTctgataacacacacacaaacacacacacgcacgcacgcgcacccCCCCcttcccccacacacacacacccacacccacacacacacacacccacMcgcacacacccacacacacacacacccacgcacaggAGCGGACGCATTACCAACACACACAATGCAtaatctttgttgtttttgtcactgcGCATTAATACACTATCATAAATGATAACATCTCATGCGTCAAGAATCtatccaaataataataataatgaaaatctgaattggggcagagataaaaaaaagaggttagGTAGATCATCACTTGTTTGAACCAGTAATCTATTTTTCTTCCATCGTATGAAACATTGTATGAGTGTGTTCTGTTTGGGATACTTTGCGTCTCCACAGCATTGCGCTGCCATCACCGTGCTTCAAAGTGAAGATGGTGTATTCAGGGTGAAAGAGGTAGATGGTTTACTGATTTAACTTTGCTAACCAATACTTTGAAACTTGTACATTCTTTGTCAATAAAAAAGCTCAACTGACTGAACGGGAAACGgctctaattttgttttattacactGGACTTCGATAtggtctttgactaggcctttaACCCCCCATTTATATGTTGAAATTTAAGTTATGGAATAATCTAAagcaacaggttttcttcctcaTGTGTCAACTCCGGCCAGCTTCCCTTAAACATGTGACTTCAACCTTCAGGAATTCACTCATTATTTAATGGCCTCTCGTGTTCAGTTGTTACGTTGAATCATATGAAGACGGGAGTGTCTTCCTGTTTCACCTCCACCAGAGTGAGAGGAAGGCTCCCTTAAATTTTTCCACTTTCTTACTCAACCCTGGTTGCTCTCAGCTGAGAGCAAATGGGACATTTTTCCTTTGGGCTGATGAGAATGAAGTCCTGGAGGTGGGGAGGGCGTGTCTAGTACTTTTCCCCACCTCGTCATGCCAGCTTTTTAAGTTGCCCCACTTCCACAGTCAGTCAATTTAAAGGTTTGGGCCTTTCAAACAAGCATCACTAGCACCTGCAGGCTTACCTGGCTGCACATCTTCTCCTCAAGGTGAGTTTTTCTTTCACTATTTGTGCCGTTTCTTATCAAACTGGACGGGAAACGATGAGCTCTTCTGTCAGGGTTCCACTGTTTCTTAAATGTTGTCTTAATCTTTGTAATGAAATCGTCATTGAATTTTCATTAATGATTGTTGcctataatatttttaatagaattaTCAGTGTCGTCTTACTCACCAGTTgtcaaattttaaatgaaagaagagAGGATGGGAAATGGTACTTAATAGACTGAGATATCATTAATCACAGAAACGGGCTTCTTAGGAACGACTTTTCTGAAgctgcttttttaatttttttttttataaaagtcaacatttattaaaatctaaTGCTATACATATCCAGTTATTCTGAGATAACGTAAACAAACCAGATATAGCATTAACATTTAACTTGAGGAGCTTCCTTAACATCAAAGTTAAGCCAGTTTTCTTCCACAACAAGGAAGACATTGTCATCAAAACCATGTCCCAACTCATTCTAAGCAATTGTTTTTGTCGCTATCTCTAATTGACAAGCAATATAAGGACAAATTTCAACACAATGTGTTGCAATCCTGGCTTGTGGTGGTGCTTTGGAACAATGCCGGCAGACTTTGATGCAGAAGAAGTCTTACATAATgcatgttgctgaaatgaaagCGTCCTAATCGTGATGCAGGTCTGTGGTGATGCTGTCGTAATCTTTCGCTCACCTCAGAGTCGCTGAGGCTCCAGTCGCTAATAATCCTTTTTACAGGCATATTTTTCCATACATTAAACCGTATTTGCATGTTGTCCGAATAATGACCCACGTTTTATGGGATGTTGTTGCAGTTTTacagtctttgttttattttacagactcTTTCAAACAACCTTgtagcagaaataaaatggaggACCCTTGGCAAAAGGCTTACGACTTTGCAGTTGCTGTGGCAAAAAAAGCTGGAGAGGTGCAGTTtctaactttgtttttctcttttcgaCACAGCAACATAAATGCACTAAATAGCTGAAGTGTGGGTGGCTTTGAGAGTAATTCGGTTCCGCTTATAATCTGGGCAATTAGGAAATTCGAAAAGCTGGCGAGAGTGAAATCAGAGTCATGACCAAGAGCTCCACTGTGGACCTTGTCACCAAGACTGACGAGAGGGTGGAGAAAATCATCATTGGGTCTCTGAAGGAGGAGTTTGGAGAAGGAACACACAGGTGAGCAACGCGTAGAGACACATGTGAGTTTCACAAAGGCTTAAAAATGACGTCCCTGGTTTAATTTAGCTCCTCTTCCTACTCTGTGCTGTAGCTTCATTGGGGAGGAATCTGTTGCAAAAGGTGAGCCGTGCATCTTGACCGACAAACCTACGTGGATCATCGACCCTGTAGACGGCACCACAAACTTTGTGCATGGGTAAGATGATGGTTGAGCACGTTTTGTGTAAGAGAGCTGCTGATGTTTGGCAACCATGTTACGTAATTTACAAATCTGGCAAAAATACATGATGTACAAGACTCTCAAGTACccaggaagtcaaatttcttgcagtttgaatgtattttttgagggaaaaaaacaaacatgaagcaCAGTTACtaggaaaaaactcaaaaaatgagccctaattaaaaaaaaaaatctctaaacaGATTAAATTAACAAGATATTTAGAAAAGTAGATAATGAACATGtgcagtgtgtgtttgaggTAAAATCTTTCAACAAAAGAGCCAATCAGCATCTCATTAACTTTGTATAGCAATGCAATGACCcattatttttatctaaatgctGCCATTTACTTACAGGTTCCCATTCGTGGCAGTTTCCATTGCCTTTGCTGTCAATAAACAGGTACGTGAAAAAGACACGAAAATCCAATATTTCATTCTCACCGCTTGATGTGACACtttaataatttctgtttgtAGTTGGAGTTTGGTGTGGTGTACAGCTGCTTGGAGGACAAGATGTATAAAGCAAGGAAAGGGAAGGGTGCATTCTGCAACGACGAACCCATTCAAGTTTCTGATGTGAAAGGTAAAAATagaattcacattttaatatttagattaaatttGCCATGTTTATATCAAGCAAAAGTGTTAAAGCTCTCTAACCTTCTGTTGTTGTAGATATCCACAAGTCCATTATCAGTTCTGAGCATGGAATTGATAGGAGTCCAGAGAAAGTGACCAAAATCTTCTCCACCATGCAAAAGATTCTCTGCATCCCAGTTCATGGGTAAGTTGAAGGACAATGTCTGCAATTTAAAGTCAAAAATCCTCAAACACcaaattttgccattttaaaattAGGTAAGCAATAAAAACGCTAACAATGGATTTAAAAAACGCATTTAGATTTGATTTTTCCTTTTAGTAGAGTCAACAGCAAGAACATGAAATTAACTCCTAAAATCCAGATGTATTATTCTTAAGGATAAATATATCTTTCTAATGacactatttttttaatcttaaatgttattGGGACAGACAGAAGTAAATGAAGTGCAGCATTAATCTGAAGCAAAGTTATTAAAACTTCAGCTTGAGGTTTTATCATGTGGAGCTTTGAGCAAGCCATAAGCAAGGCTGGAGCTACATTTTATAATATGACATAATTCATTCTcatacttaaatatttaaaagttagtTTGAAAAAAccctttaaactttcaaataGTAATTTTGCTCAAACTActaattcagaaatgttcattAGGGTCAACCTCTGAAGCTAACGTTAAGCTAAGCTCGCGgtgcattttcagtttgtttttttttaagtctcctTCTGaatgatatttttttcaaatcctATCGATTTTAATTATAGCTACACATAGAGAAATGAAGCACAATAAGAGGCATTAAAACTGTACCAGTGTGAAGAAAACTTCAGCAAACTGTTGTGCTAGCATTGCTAAATCAAGCGTTTGCTAGCAAGTCAGTAGTAATCACATAGACAGcaataataatttgtttaatgACATTTGTcactctgtttttatgcttgaGTATTTTCAACGGAGGTTTGAAAAATCTCCTTTaccaataaaaatgcaaaaaaacatcaattataGTGAATTGATTGGGCGAAGTAGAAGTATTAAAGTTACACTGATGAAAACAACTTGGAGCAGCTGATGCGCTAAGGCTACATATGTAGCTACCGCTAGCTGTGGTAAAGTCAGATATTACATTAGTCTTAATTTTGCTTTGTGCTCCCATCTTGAAATGAAACCtactaacctaaaaaaaaattacgtaaaaaacaaaagatttgacaaaaaaaaaacacacagaaacaaaaaatgaaattcttCTGGGTTGAACCTCTTAGCATAGATGGAACCCCTCTGAGTTAGCGTTTcccgttttctgtttttccaaggCTCCGAGGGTCAGGAACAGCTGCTACCAACATGTGTCTAGTGGCGACCGGGGCGGTGGAGGCCTTCTTCGAGATCGGGATCCACTGCTGGGACATCGCTGCTGGAGCAGTCATAGTCCAAGAAGCTGGAGGAATCCTTCTGGACGTTGATGGTATATTCACTTTTACAATCGtgctacaaaacaaatgtttttaatctcgGGGATTCTTCACCGTAAATATCAGCGTCGCACTTCTTAACAAAAGCTCTGTTTTGAACTTAGGCGGACCTTTTGATTTGATGTCTCAAAGGATGGTCTCGGCGAACAACGACGTCATTGCCAAACGCATCATCAAGGAAATTGAAATATTCCCCTCAACGAGGGATGACGCACCAATTgagaaaaagtgatttttaaaggcTGGCTGCTCTGGATTTGCATATGGACTGGAAGATGAGAACAAGagaaaagtatattttatacATGTCTAAATTAAGTTACTGATTGTCATCCCTGATTGTCTAAGTGTGAAAGCTTGGTGTGATTTTTTGGCAGCATATTTTGCTCCTTCACATCATTTTACTCATCATTTCAAGCTTGTATTAAATTTGATTGCCTCTCTGTTTTGTGtctatcaaatattttaattaaaggaGGAAATGGTGGTAATTTTGCTTTTGCCAATCTTGTATTTTATCCGTTTTTTTTTGTCGCTGACTAACCATGTTTCACTTTGCTTTGACAATAAAACCTTTCATCAGCAATCACCTCCACAATTTTCCATTGCTTAATCTAAGCCCTTACATTCTGAAATATCTCAAAGACTAACTTTTGAGAATTAAAAGTTTGATTGTAAAGGcttgtttatcttttaaatatgtatttagaGGGTAATAATATGACATTGAATTCTACCTATTCTCAGAAAAAACGTACTTTGCTTGCTTTTATTCACTTCACTTCCGGAGCCAACCACTAGAGGTCAATAATGCATCAGAAACTAAATTTCCCTGCAGCAAGCGTTTCAAGTTATATTGTTGTATGCTTTAGTGTTTTAATGATGCTCTTGAGTGTTTTCTCAGTGTCCTTCGCAAACACATTTCCCATCCTATAAAACACCGGTCAAACACTCGAGATCACTCATGATATCTATTAAATCATTACATTTCTTCCTGGTAACCCCTCAATGAACAATTGACTTTGGCCACAACAGGGAGGGAAGACAGAGGTGAGAGATGAGAAAGCAGCTGcagttgtaaataaaacaagataaacaaTCAGAGATAGcagcagcaacaataaaaataccagCAGGAGGTCAGGTAAAAGGCTGCGGGGGCGACGTGCCTCGGAACATGCTTACAGAGCTGCCTTTCAAACCGCAGGACGGGGCGTGAACAGATTCTGTGCTCATGTTGCTCAGGAGGGTCTTTAGATGGCaaaatgtttgttacatttcatCTTCTAATGTGCAATATGAGGATAATTCTCTAACAGAGACAGTAATAGATGCAATTAATAGTTGCAGTTTTACTTTTGCCCCAACTTCCATAACAGATGTCAGAGATTTCTATTGTaggaacagaagaaaaaaaaaggcaacgcAAGTCGAAGAATTCCACACAAAATCTCAAAGttatttgcaaatgtattcatggAGCGTtgatgttattattattattatttttttttacaatgtttcaaGTTACAGCCTCAAATGATGACTTTTTGTGATTGAGCAACACAACATAGTGCATCACTGTGAGgttttcaatattaaaaaaaacaaatcagaagagCGTGCCGTGTAGATTTAGTCTGCTCGCCtgagtaaatactttttaaaagcagctttcCATATtcgtctttgcaaaatagctcaaactaAAGCAAATCGGACATGGAGCAACCGTGAACAGCAGTGTTCAAGCATTGCCACAGTTTTTcgaggtctgaactttgactgggccattc
Protein-coding regions in this window:
- the LOC103456804 gene encoding inositol monophosphatase 1-like isoform X1 yields the protein MTHVLWDVVAVLQSLFYFTDSFKQPCSRNKMEDPWQKAYDFAVAVAKKAGEEIRKAGESEIRVMTKSSTVDLVTKTDERVEKIIIGSLKEEFGEGTHSFIGEESVAKGEPCILTDKPTWIIDPVDGTTNFVHGFPFVAVSIAFAVNKQLEFGVVYSCLEDKMYKARKGKGAFCNDEPIQVSDVKDIHKSIISSEHGIDRSPEKVTKIFSTMQKILCIPVHGLRGSGTAATNMCLVATGAVEAFFEIGIHCWDIAAGAVIVQEAGGILLDVDGGPFDLMSQRMVSANNDVIAKRIIKEIEIFPSTRDDAPIEKK
- the LOC103456804 gene encoding inositol monophosphatase 1-like isoform X2, with the translated sequence MEDPWQKAYDFAVAVAKKAGEEIRKAGESEIRVMTKSSTVDLVTKTDERVEKIIIGSLKEEFGEGTHSFIGEESVAKGEPCILTDKPTWIIDPVDGTTNFVHGFPFVAVSIAFAVNKQLEFGVVYSCLEDKMYKARKGKGAFCNDEPIQVSDVKDIHKSIISSEHGIDRSPEKVTKIFSTMQKILCIPVHGLRGSGTAATNMCLVATGAVEAFFEIGIHCWDIAAGAVIVQEAGGILLDVDGGPFDLMSQRMVSANNDVIAKRIIKEIEIFPSTRDDAPIEKK